A genome region from Nocardioides cynanchi includes the following:
- a CDS encoding ABC transporter substrate-binding protein: protein MRLKTPLVALSSVGLLALAACGSGSSGTPTSNPPVKGGDTGNGQDATAKGPVTISGAQKGGIVTVLTLTGLSTTIDPSEIYYTDTSSIMSGLVTRSLTQYKYDPVKKQMILVPDLATNLGTPNDSFTKWTFPIRTGVKWEDGSPVTPKEIAWGMQRCMDAATFPTGPCQYYSNVYFKGGSTYKGPYTDPGQKFTSVKAVGNKIVIKMDKPFPDMPYWGTFPANGPIPLGKSASDPKTYKNHPMSTGPYMIKSFSPSKELVLTRNPNWDASTDPARTQYPDGYDFKMQQQSEKIDQILLADSGSGQSTLTYDNLLAPDFAKMQTTAPDRLTLGGTPCTYYWAPDNRQITSKKVREALSWAYPYKNNILAAGLIPGVTAIPASNLMPPGLPGRTPYNVTGRKGFQTDAAKARELLKSANALGFEIKFLFRTDDPISVKTKDSTVKALTQAGFKATPVPTTTADYVAARDNTTEDINVRSAGWCSDWPSGSTWLPTLFASTNPDTTKSFGSNYSAFSNKSVDSRMNAIQHLPLDQQAAAWNSLDKQIATKYFPLFTTYYTGIAQAHGSKINGDYDDTTLGMPTWKSIWVSP, encoded by the coding sequence ATGCGACTCAAGACTCCCCTGGTCGCCCTGTCGTCCGTCGGACTGCTCGCTCTGGCGGCGTGCGGCAGCGGTTCCTCGGGCACTCCCACCAGCAACCCCCCGGTCAAGGGAGGTGACACCGGCAACGGCCAGGACGCGACAGCCAAGGGCCCGGTCACGATCTCCGGCGCCCAGAAGGGCGGCATCGTCACGGTGCTGACCCTGACCGGCCTGAGCACGACGATCGACCCGAGCGAGATCTACTACACCGACACCTCCTCGATCATGAGCGGTCTGGTGACCCGGTCGCTGACGCAGTACAAGTACGACCCGGTCAAGAAGCAGATGATCCTGGTGCCCGACCTGGCCACCAACCTGGGCACGCCCAACGACTCCTTCACCAAGTGGACGTTCCCGATCCGGACGGGGGTGAAGTGGGAGGACGGCTCGCCCGTCACACCCAAGGAGATCGCGTGGGGGATGCAGCGCTGCATGGACGCCGCGACGTTCCCGACCGGCCCCTGCCAGTACTACTCCAACGTGTACTTCAAGGGCGGCTCCACCTACAAGGGCCCCTACACCGACCCCGGGCAGAAGTTCACCTCGGTCAAGGCCGTGGGCAACAAGATCGTGATCAAGATGGACAAGCCCTTCCCGGACATGCCGTACTGGGGCACCTTCCCGGCCAACGGCCCGATCCCGCTGGGCAAGTCGGCCTCGGACCCGAAGACCTACAAGAACCACCCGATGTCGACCGGTCCGTACATGATCAAGTCGTTCAGCCCGTCCAAGGAGCTGGTCCTGACCCGCAACCCGAACTGGGATGCCTCGACCGACCCGGCTCGCACGCAGTACCCCGACGGCTACGACTTCAAGATGCAGCAGCAGTCGGAGAAGATCGACCAGATCCTGCTCGCCGACTCGGGGTCGGGCCAGAGCACGTTGACCTACGACAACCTGCTGGCGCCCGACTTCGCCAAGATGCAGACGACTGCTCCGGACCGCCTGACCCTGGGTGGCACGCCGTGCACCTACTACTGGGCCCCGGACAACCGTCAGATCACCAGCAAGAAGGTGCGTGAGGCGCTCTCGTGGGCTTACCCCTACAAGAACAACATCCTCGCCGCCGGCCTGATCCCCGGAGTGACCGCCATCCCGGCGTCGAACCTGATGCCTCCGGGCCTGCCCGGTCGCACGCCGTACAACGTGACCGGTCGCAAGGGCTTCCAGACCGACGCCGCCAAGGCGCGCGAGCTGCTGAAGTCGGCCAACGCGTTGGGCTTCGAGATCAAGTTCCTGTTCCGGACCGATGACCCGATCAGCGTCAAGACCAAGGACTCCACGGTCAAGGCACTGACCCAGGCCGGCTTCAAGGCCACCCCGGTGCCCACGACCACGGCCGACTACGTCGCGGCGCGGGACAACACCACCGAGGACATCAACGTCCGCTCCGCGGGCTGGTGCTCGGACTGGCCGTCGGGCTCGACCTGGCTGCCGACGCTCTTCGCCTCCACCAACCCGGACACCACGAAGTCCTTCGGGTCGAACTACTCCGCGTTCTCGAACAAGTCCGTGGACTCGAGGATGAACGCCATCCAGCACCTGCCGCTCGACCAGCAGGCCGCTGCGTGGAACAGCCTCGACAAGCAGATCGCAACGAAGTACTTCCCGCTGTTCACGACCTACTACACCGGTATCGCGCAGGCACACGGATCGAAGATCAACGGTGACTACGACGACACCACGTTGGGGATGCCGACCTGGAAGAGCATCTGGGTCTCCCCGTAG